The genome window GTCCGTGGTGTCGCACGGGGGCGGACTGCTGCTCGTGGGCACTCAGGAGTACGAGCCGTGGCACCTGGCGGCGCACCTGGCCGACGAGGCGGCCTGGTCCGGGACCCCGGAGCTGTCCCCGACGCTGGTGCGGCACGCGGCGCGGGCCTCGGACCCGGCGCACCTGGCGGTGGGGCCGGGACGGCTGTCGGCGGCGCGGCGCGGGGAGACACTGCTGGTGGTGTCGCCCGCCGCGCCGGGGGCGGGGCTGCTGGAGCGGGTCCACGACGCGCGGCGGGCCGGGGCGACGGTGCTGGCGCTGGACGCCGGGGACCCGGACCTGACGGCTCTGGCACACGAGTCGCTGACGGTGCCCGCGGAGACGGATCTGGACCTGGACACGGTGCAGCACCTGGTGAGCGCCGCGGCCGGGGAGAACCGGCTGCCGGCTCCACGGGGCCGCCGCCGCTTCAGGGACCGTCTGTCCCGGCTGGCGGAGCAGCTGACGGAGCCGCCGCCGGCGCGGTGGTAGCCGGCGGGAGACCCGGTTGCCCCGGGCGCCGGGCGGTGGGCACCCACCCGCCCGAAAGGCGAACGGGTGGGGGCCTCCTGTCTCCGCCGGGCAGCGGCGGAGGCGGTGCGTGAGCCTCCGGCTCAGTCCCCATGCCGCTCCGCGGGAGCCCCCGGCTCAGTCCCCATGCCGCTCCGCGGGAGCCCCCGGGCTCAGTCCCCATGCCGCTCCGCGAACCCGGGACTCAGTCCCCCTCCCGTTCCGCCGGAGGCGCGTCGTGCCAGCGCGGGTCCGTCTCCCACTCGACGTTCCGCTCCCGTGCCGTCTCCATCGCGTGTTCCGCCTCCTGACGGGACGCGTACGGGCCGAAACGGTCCTTCGCGGGGCAGTCCGGGCCCTCCTCGACCTTCTGGTGGACCAGGCAGTAGTACCACTCGCCCGGCTTTCCGACCGTACGCTTCCTGAACAGCGCCATCGCAGGAGCTCCTTTCACCACGGCCATGGTCCCGCACGGCCGCTGGATAGACTCGCTGGCATGTCTGGCCAGTCGCTGCTCGTACCAGGAGAGCTGTCTCCCACCCGTTCCGTGCCCGGAAACATCCGCCGCCCCGAGTACGTCGGCAAACCGGCGCCGACCCCGTACACCGGGCCGGAGGTGCAGACCCCCGAGACCGTCGAGGCGATGCGTCTCGCCGGGCGTATCGCGGCGCGGGCGATGGCCGAGGCGGCGAAGATCGTCGCCCCGGGCGTCACCACGGACGAGCTGGACCGCGTCGCGCACGAGTACATGTGCGACCACGGCGCCTACCCCTCCACCCTGGGCTACCGCGGGTTCCCCAAGTCGCTGTGCACCTCGATCAACGAGGTCATCTGCCACGGCATCCCGGACTCCACGGTCCTGCGCGACGGCGACATCATCAACCTCGACGTGACCGCGTACATCGGCGGCGTCCACGGCGACACCAACGCCACCTACCTGGTCGGCGACGTCGACGAGGAGTCCCGGCTGCTCGTCGAGCGCACCCGCGAGTCCCTCAACCGTGCCGTCAAGGCCGTCAGGCCCGGCCGCCAGATCAACGTCATCGGCCGCGTCATCGAGTCGTACGCGAAGCGGTTCGGGTACGGGGTCGTGCGGGACTTCACCGGTCACGGGATCAACTCGTCGTTCCACTCGGGGCTGATCATCCCGCACTACGACAGCCCGCACGCGACCACGGTGATGCAGCCCGGCATGACCTTCACCATCGAGCCCATGCTCACCCTCGGCACGCACGAGTACGACATGTGGGACGACGGATGGACGGTCGTCACGAAGGACCGCAAGCGGACCGCGCAGTTCGAGCACACGCTGGTCGTCACGGAGACGGGCGCGGAGATCCTCACGCTGCCGTAGCCACGCCGCACCCCCCGGAGCCCGCTCTGTCCACAGAGCGGGCTCTTTCGCGTGGGCCGGGAGCGGATCGCGGGTAGGATTTTGCCGACAGGATGTCGGCAAACCGCGGAGGCCTCATGAACACCCCGGAGACGGCCGACACGGCCTTCTCGGCGCTCATCCGCGCCGCGTCACAGGACGGGCACCGGGAGGCGAACACCTCCGGGTTCATCACCGGACTGCTCGGCGGCAGGCTCGGCGTGGACGCGTACACGCGGTACACGGAGCAGCTGTGGTTCGTGTACGAGGCCCTGGAGTCCGCCGCCGCCCGGCTGGCGGGCGACCCGGTGGCCGGGCCGTTCCTGCGGCCGGAGCTGTTCCGGCTGACCGCGCTGGAGCGGGACCTGGCGCATCTGCGCGGACCCGAGTGGCGGGCGCACGTCACGGCGCTGCCCGCGACGCGGACGTACGCGAACCGGGTGCGGGCGTGCGCCGAAAAGTGGCCCGGCGGATACGTCGCACATCACTACACCCGCTACATGGGCGACCTCGCCGGCGGCCAGATCATCCGCGACATGGCCGAGAGGACATGGGGCTTCACCCGGAAGGGCGACGGGGTCCGGTTCTATGTGTTCGACGCGATCCCCAACCCGGCGGCGTTCAAGAGGACGTACCGGACCCTCCTGGACGGCATCCGGGTCGACGACCTGGAGAAGCAGCGGGTCATCGCCGAGTGCCGGCGGGCGTACACACTCAACACGGCGGTCTTCCGGGCTCTGGGCGAGGAGTTCCCACTGAGCGCCTAGCACGGGGTCAGCGTTCCAGAAACACCCTGCCCCCGACCTCCACCCACCCCTCCGGCTGCGGCGCCGTCAGGATCTGCGAGCCCGCTCCCTGGCGGATGTTGAGCGCGCGGCCGAGTCGGGCCGTGAGCAGGAGCGCCGCCGCCCCAGTCGCCTCGTCCTCCCCGATGCCCCCGGTGCAAGCACCGGCTCCACTGGAGCGGCTGACGCCGCGCTCATCCATTCGGCCAGGGAAGCCTCGGGCGCGGATCCGGCCCGCCGACTCGTCCTCCCACGCCCAGGCGTAGACCCACTCCCCCAGCGGCGGGACGGCCAGGCCGTCCACCTCCGCGGCCGTCGCGTACTGCCGCAGCGTGCGCGGCGGCGCCCACTCCGGGCGGGCCTCGATCCAGCTGAACTCGCCGTCCTGACGCGCCCCCACCACACCGGCCGGAGTGACGAGTTCCGGCAGATCGAGCAGCCAGGCCGTGCCCACGCAGGGGTGCCCGGCGAACGGCAGCCGCAGCGTGGGCGTGTAGATGTCGATGATCCCGCGCTCGGGGTCGTCGACGAACACGGTCTCGCTGAAGCCGAGTTTGGCGGCGAACGTCTGCCGCTCGTCCCGCCCGGGCATCAGCGAACCGTCCCGGACGACGCCGAGTTCGTTGCCGTAGCCGCCGCTGGGTCCGCAGAAGACGCGCAGCACGTCGTAGTCAGTCACCGGCGCATTCAAACATCACCCGGGGACTCAGGGCGGAGCCCCGAAGACCCCAGTGAGACCTGAATCACGGTCCGGGTGGGTATGGGGCAGGTAATGCTCAGTTAAATTAGGCAAGCCTCACCGAACCGTTCTTCCTGGAGCCTGCATGCGAGCCGTTCGACTCTCCGTCGTCACCGCCGCCGCCACCGCGGCGGCTCTGACCGCTCTCACCGGATGCACGGAGAAGAGCACCGCTGAGGGATCCGACCGCGCGATCCGGGTGACCGCCACCGACTCGAAGTGCGAGGTGTCCAAGAAGGAGTTCCCGGCCGGGCACGTCGAGGTGGCGGTCGAGAACAAGGGCGCCAAGGTGACCGAGGTGTACCTGCTCTTCCCGGACGACCGGATCGTCGCCGAGCGCGAGAACATCGGCCCCGGCACCAAGCAGACGGTCACCGCCGAGGTGAAGGCCGGCGACTACCAGATCGCCTGCAAGCCGGGCATGACGGGCAAGGGCATACGCCAGACCGTCAAGGCCACCGGCGGCGGCAGCGTCGCCAAGCGCGACCCGCGCCTGGACCAGGCCGTGGCCGCCTACCGCGAGTACGCGCAAGCGCAGGCCGACGAGACGCTGCCCAAGGTCAAGGTGTTCACCGACGCCGTGAAGGCCGGTGACCTGGAGGCGGCGAAGAAGGCGTACGCCCCCTCCCGCCTCGGCTGGGAGCGCACCGAGCCCGTCGCCGAGTCCTTCGGCGACATCGACCCGAAGGTCGACGTCCGCGAGGACGGCCTGGAGGACGGCCAGAAGTGGACCGGCTGGCACCGTCTGGAGAAGGCCCTCTGGCAGGACAAGAAGATCGGCGCCGAGGAGAAGTCCCTCGCCGACCAGCTGGTGACCGACCTGAAGGAGTGGCAGGAGAAGGTCGGCACCGCCGAGATCACCCCGACCTCCATGGCCAACGGCGCCAAGGAACTCCTCGACGAGGTCGCCACCGGCAAGGTCACCGGTGAGGAGGAGCGCTACTCCCACACCGACCTCGTCGACTTCAAGGGCAACGTGGAGGGCGCGCAGAAGGCGTACGAGCTGCTGAAGCCGGTCGCGTCGAAGAACGACCCGGCGCTGGCCGAGGAGCTGGACAAGCAGTTCGCCGCGCTGAACGCCCTGCTGGACAAGTACCGCTCGGACAAGGCCTCGTACGAGTTCGTCTCCTACGACAAGGTCACCGAGAACCAGCAGAAGGAGCTCTCGGACGCGGTGAACGCGCTCGCCGAGCCGCTCTCCAAGCTCGCCGCCGCGGTCGTGAAGTAAGCAGGGGGTAGGGCGATGACCGACATCCAGGGGAGCAGTCCGTCGCGCCGGGCGCTGATCGGCTGGACAGGCGCCGGGCTCGCGCTCGGTGCCGCCGTGGCCGGTGGCGCGGTGGCGGCCGCGAACGCGGGCAACGACGTGGATCCGGCCGCGGCGGAGGCCGGTGGCGCGGTGGAGTTCCACGGCGCCCACCAGGCGGGCGTCGCCACGCCCGTGCAGGACCGGCTGCACTTCGCCGCGTTCGACGTGAAGACCGACGACCGCGCCGAGTTCGTGCAGATGCTGAAGGACTGGACGGCCGCGGCCCGGCGGATGACGGCCGGGCAGGCCATCGGTGAGGGCGCGTACGGCGGGCTCGCCGAGGCGCCGCCGGACGACACCGGGGAGGCGCTGGGTCTCAAGCCCTCGCGGCTGACCCTGACGATCGGCTTCGGGCCGTCGCTCTTCGACAAGTTCGGGCTGCGGGACAAGCGGCCCGAGGCGCTGGTCGACCTGCCGAAGTTCCCCGGCGACAACCTGGACCGGTCCCGCACGGGCGGCGATCTGTGCGTCCAGGCCTGCGCGGACGACCCACAGGTCGCCGTTCACGCGATCCGCAACCTGGCCCGCATCGGCTTCGGCAAGGTCGCGATCCGCTGGTCCCAGCTCGGCTTCGGCAAGACCTCCTCGACGACTCCCGACGCGCAGACCCCGCGCAACCTCTTCGGGTTCAAGGACGGCACCCGCAACATCGCGGGGACGGAAGAGGACCGGCTGAAGAAGTTCGTGTGGGTCGGCGACGGGGACGGGCCGGAATGGATGACCGGAGGCTCGTACCTGGTCGCCCGGCGGATACGCATGAACGTCGAGACCTGGGACCGGACCTCGCTGCAGGAGCAGGAGGACGTCTTCGGCCGGGACAAGCGCGAGGGCGCACCGGTCGGCAGGGCGAAGGAGCACGACGAGCCGTTCCTGAAGGCGATGAAGCCCGACGCGCACGTGCGGCTCGCGCACCCCGACTCCAACGACGGCATCACCATCCTGCGCCGGGGTTACTCCTTCACCGACGGCACCGACGGCCTCGGCCGCCTGGACGCGGGCCTGTTCTTCCTGGCCTACCAGCGCGACGTGCGCAAGGGGTTCATCCCGCT of Streptomyces cynarae contains these proteins:
- the map gene encoding type I methionyl aminopeptidase; translated protein: MSGQSLLVPGELSPTRSVPGNIRRPEYVGKPAPTPYTGPEVQTPETVEAMRLAGRIAARAMAEAAKIVAPGVTTDELDRVAHEYMCDHGAYPSTLGYRGFPKSLCTSINEVICHGIPDSTVLRDGDIINLDVTAYIGGVHGDTNATYLVGDVDEESRLLVERTRESLNRAVKAVRPGRQINVIGRVIESYAKRFGYGVVRDFTGHGINSSFHSGLIIPHYDSPHATTVMQPGMTFTIEPMLTLGTHEYDMWDDGWTVVTKDRKRTAQFEHTLVVTETGAEILTLP
- the efeO gene encoding iron uptake system protein EfeO, with translation MRAVRLSVVTAAATAAALTALTGCTEKSTAEGSDRAIRVTATDSKCEVSKKEFPAGHVEVAVENKGAKVTEVYLLFPDDRIVAERENIGPGTKQTVTAEVKAGDYQIACKPGMTGKGIRQTVKATGGGSVAKRDPRLDQAVAAYREYAQAQADETLPKVKVFTDAVKAGDLEAAKKAYAPSRLGWERTEPVAESFGDIDPKVDVREDGLEDGQKWTGWHRLEKALWQDKKIGAEEKSLADQLVTDLKEWQEKVGTAEITPTSMANGAKELLDEVATGKVTGEEERYSHTDLVDFKGNVEGAQKAYELLKPVASKNDPALAEELDKQFAALNALLDKYRSDKASYEFVSYDKVTENQQKELSDAVNALAEPLSKLAAAVVK
- the efeB gene encoding iron uptake transporter deferrochelatase/peroxidase subunit; the encoded protein is MTDIQGSSPSRRALIGWTGAGLALGAAVAGGAVAAANAGNDVDPAAAEAGGAVEFHGAHQAGVATPVQDRLHFAAFDVKTDDRAEFVQMLKDWTAAARRMTAGQAIGEGAYGGLAEAPPDDTGEALGLKPSRLTLTIGFGPSLFDKFGLRDKRPEALVDLPKFPGDNLDRSRTGGDLCVQACADDPQVAVHAIRNLARIGFGKVAIRWSQLGFGKTSSTTPDAQTPRNLFGFKDGTRNIAGTEEDRLKKFVWVGDGDGPEWMTGGSYLVARRIRMNVETWDRTSLQEQEDVFGRDKREGAPVGRAKEHDEPFLKAMKPDAHVRLAHPDSNDGITILRRGYSFTDGTDGLGRLDAGLFFLAYQRDVRKGFIPLQRRLAAHDALNEYIQHVGSALFAIPPGVRDSGDWWGRTLLSEEA
- a CDS encoding biliverdin-producing heme oxygenase, with protein sequence MNTPETADTAFSALIRAASQDGHREANTSGFITGLLGGRLGVDAYTRYTEQLWFVYEALESAAARLAGDPVAGPFLRPELFRLTALERDLAHLRGPEWRAHVTALPATRTYANRVRACAEKWPGGYVAHHYTRYMGDLAGGQIIRDMAERTWGFTRKGDGVRFYVFDAIPNPAAFKRTYRTLLDGIRVDDLEKQRVIAECRRAYTLNTAVFRALGEEFPLSA
- a CDS encoding PhzF family phenazine biosynthesis protein — protein: MTDYDVLRVFCGPSGGYGNELGVVRDGSLMPGRDERQTFAAKLGFSETVFVDDPERGIIDIYTPTLRLPFAGHPCVGTAWLLDLPELVTPAGVVGARQDGEFSWIEARPEWAPPRTLRQYATAAEVDGLAVPPLGEWVYAWAWEDESAGRIRARGFPGRMDERGVSRSSGAGACTGGIGEDEATGAAALLLTARLGRALNIRQGAGSQILTAPQPEGWVEVGGRVFLER